A region from the Lolium perenne isolate Kyuss_39 chromosome 4, Kyuss_2.0, whole genome shotgun sequence genome encodes:
- the LOC127295133 gene encoding protein yippee-like At4g27745 has translation MAELVGPRVYSCCHCRNHVCLHDDIISKAFQGRNGRAFLFSHAMNVTTGAKEDRQLMTGLHTVADIHCRDCREVLGWKYERAYEESQKYKEGKFIFEKAKIVQENW, from the exons ATGGCGGAATTGGTCGGGCCGCGGGTGTACAGCTGCTGCCATTGCCGGAACCACGTCTGCCTCCACGACGACATCATCTCCAAGGCCTTCCAG GGGAGGAATGGACGCGCGTTTCTGTTCTCTCACGCCATGAACGTCACGACGGGCGCCAAAGAAGACAGGCAGCTCATGACCGGGCTTCACACGGTCGCCGATATCCACTGCCGTGATTGCCGTGAGGTGCTCGGTTGGAAGTACGAGAGAGCCTACGAGGAATCGCAGAAGTACAAGGAAGGCAAGTTCATATTTGAGAAGGCCAAGATCGTACAGGAGAATTGGTAG